One Planctomycetota bacterium genomic window, TCTCCGAGGACGATCTGGCGGAAATGCGCCGCGTGCGCGACGTCTTCAACCCCCGCGGGCTGGCCAACCCCGGCAAGGCCGTGCCCTCCCCCGCCCGCTGCGCCCCCGCGGGACGAAACCGCCTTCCGGTGGGACACTGAGATGGACCGGCCGAAGACCGAAGAGGACGTTCTCGCGATCCTCCGCGAGGGCCGCCCCGTCCATGTCTTCGGCTCGGGAACCAAGCTCCACCTGGGCCCCGGCCCCGCCCCGGAAGCCCGGCCCGTCAGCCTGCGAGGACTGGACCGGATCGTCGCCTACGAGCCGGGCGATCTTGTCGTTACGGTCCAGGCGGGCGCCCTTCTTGCGGACGTCCAGGCGGCCCTCGCCCGGGAAGGCCAGTGGCTCCCGATCGATCCCCCGTTCGCCGCCGCCACGATCGGCGGGATCCTCGCCACGAACGGCTCCGGCCCCCGCCGGCTGGCCTACGGAACCGCGCGCGACCTTCTCCTGGGCCTGCGCGTCGCCGGCCCCGACGGGCGCGTCACCCGCTCCGGCGGCCGCGTCGTCAAGAACGTCACGGGCTACGACCTCCACAAGCTCCACATCGGCGCGTTCGGGACGCTGGGCATTCTCCTTGAGGCGAGCTTCAAGCTCCGGCCGCTCCCGGAACGCCGCGCCGTCTTCGTCCTGCCCTGCCCGTCCGTCCGGAAGGCCCACGAGATCCTGCTGG contains:
- a CDS encoding FAD-binding oxidoreductase, encoding MDRPKTEEDVLAILREGRPVHVFGSGTKLHLGPGPAPEARPVSLRGLDRIVAYEPGDLVVTVQAGALLADVQAALAREGQWLPIDPPFAAATIGGILATNGSGPRRLAYGTARDLLLGLRVAGPDGRVTRSGGRVVKNVTGYDLHKLHIGAFGTLGILLEASFKLRPLPERRAVFVLPCPSVRKAHEILLAVFSSKLRPAALEALDARLLPLTDAPAAALVGVEGSAPIVERHERDLRAIADGFERREGTAADEIWTRLRDLPERLKDRVRVRLGARPHDLPQLLPDGPPLWIRAGNGLAWAHLEPGPEAAPAVREWHRRAAAREGYAAVESAPPHLSGRESLPWGFPEDPLMKAIRASRDPARVLNPGRVPL